One window of Tachysurus vachellii isolate PV-2020 chromosome 21, HZAU_Pvac_v1, whole genome shotgun sequence genomic DNA carries:
- the bzw2 gene encoding eIF5-mimic protein 1, whose product MNTGKQQKPVLTGQRFKTRKRDEKEKFEPTVFRDTIIQGLNEAGGDLDAVAKFLDVSGSRLDYRRYADTLFDILIAGSMLAPGGTRIDDGDKTKVTVHCVFTTEENHTAVRSYAQVFNKLIRRYKYLEKAFEEEIKKLLLFLKAFTESEQAKLAMMTGVLLATGTLPPAILTSLFSDNIVKEGIAASFAVKLFKAWIAEKDANALTSALRKASLDKKLLELFPANKQNVEHFSMYFNEAGLKELSEYLRVQQSLGTRKELQKELQERLSQECPISEIVVYVKEEMKRNDLQEQAVIGLLWSCLMNAVEWNKKEELVTEQALKHLKHYAPLLAVFSTQGQSELVLLLKIQEYCYDNIHFMKSFSKIVVLFYKADVLSEEAILKWYKDAHSAKGKSVFLEQMKKFVEWLQNAEEESESERED is encoded by the exons ATGAATACCGGTAAGCAACAGAAGCCAGTGCTTACAGGCCAAAGGTTTAAGACTAGGAAAAGGG ATGAAAAGGAGAAGTTTGAGCCCACGGTTTTCAGAGATACAATCATTCAGGGCCTCAACGAAGCTGGGGGTGATCTAGATGCTGTAGCCAAGTTTCTGGATGTCAGCGGTTCGAGATTGGACTACCGTCGCTATGCTGACACTCTGTTTGACATCCTCATTGCTGGGAGCATGCTTG CCCCTGGGGGAACACGCATTGATGATGGGGACAAGACCAAGGTGACAGTCCACTGTGTGTTCACTACAGAGGAAAATCACACTGCTGTTCGCAGCTATGCTCAG GTTTTCAATAAACTTATCAGGAGATACAAATATCTGGAGAAGGCTTTTgaggaggaaataaaaaag CTGCTTCTCTTTCTGAAAGCCTTCACTGAGTCCGAGCAGGCAAAACTTGCCATGATGACTGGCGTCCTGCTGGCCACTGGCACACTGCCACCTGCCATCCTTACCAGCCTTTTCAGTGATAACATAGTGAAAGAAG GAATCGCTGCTTCCTTTGCAGTGAAGCTGTTCAAGGCATGGATAGCTGAGAAAGATGCCAATGCCCTGACTTCAGCCCTAAGAAAGGCCAGCCTGGATAAGAAACTtctt GAACTGTTTCCTGCCAACAAGCAAAATGTGGAGCACTTCTCCATGTACTTTAATGAAGCTGGGCTGAAGGAGCTGTCGGAATACTTGCGTGTGCAGCAGTCTTTGGGCACTCGCAAGGAGCTGCAGAAAGAACTGCAAGAGCGTCTGTCTCAAGAGTGTCCCATCAGTGAG ATTGTGGTGTATGTTAAGGAGGAAATGAAGAGGAATGATCTGCAAGAGCAGGCTGTAATTGGCTTACTCTGGTCCTGCCTTATGAATGCTGTGGAGTGGAACAAGAAAGAAGAGCTGGTTACTGAGCAGGCCCTCAAACACCTAAAG CACTATGCTCCACTGCTGGCTGTGTTCAGTACTCAGGGTCAATCTGAACTGGTCTTGCTACTGAAGATTCAGGAGTACTGCTATGACAACATCCACTTCATGAAATCCTTCTCCAAGATAGTGGTGCTGTTCTACAAAG CTGATGTCCTTAGCGAGGAAGCCATTTTAAAATGGTACAAAGATGCCCATTCTGCCAAAGGGAAAAGTGTCTTTCTGGAGCAGATGAAGAAATTCGTAGAGTGGCTTCAGAATGCAGAGGAAG AATCTGAATCTGAGAGAGAAGATTAG
- the LOC132837544 gene encoding ankyrin repeat and MYND domain-containing protein 2-like produces MTTQENTAKTKRGDLTSAEKEMLQVAAAGDVQEATRLLNSKEVRVNCLDENGMTPLMHAAYKGQADLCRLLLQHGADVNCNEHEYGYTALMFASLSGNAEITWMMLDAGAETDLVNSVGRTAAQMAAFVGQHDCVTVINNFFSRTRLEYYTRPQGLEKEPILPPKLAGPLHKIIMNTNLNPVKMVMMVKESPLLVDVVALEKCYHVMDLLCEQCVKQQDMNEVLAMKMHYISCVLQKCLAFLQERDDKLDALLKSLLKGRDGDGFPQYQEKFIRDCIRKFPYCEATLLHQLVENIAPVEIGHSPTAYSVLTQALTGQMALMDTEFCATCGERGADEKCLFCEMVVYCGQACQRLHWFTHKKVCKALQRQREFQSKDSASLREIPGHANAHDLMEGNCTSLLSLCLGFAELGRSHSFSENYPDPSNAVAEAMSGCQDWGRDGHPSS; encoded by the exons ATGACAACTCAAGAGAACACAGCTAAAACCAAGAGAGGTGATTTAACATCTGCTGAAAAAGAGATGCTACAGGTTGCTGCTGCAG GGGATGTGCAAGAGGCCACTCGGCTTCTCAACAGTAAAGAAGTACGGGTTAACTGTCTGGATGAG AATGGCATGACACCCCTCATGCATGCAGCTTATAAAGGGCAAGCAGACTTATGCAGGCTATTGCTACAGCATGGAGCTGATGTCAACTGTAATGAGCATGAGTATGGCTATACCGCTCTTATGTTCGCCAGCCTTTCAG GCAATGCTGAGATTACATGGATGATGCTGGATGCTGGGGCAGAGACCGATTTGGTCAACTCTGTGGGCCGGACAGCAGCACAAATGGCCGCTTTTGTAG GCCAGCATGACTGCGTGACTGTGATCAATAACTTCTTCTCACGAACAAGATTAGAATACTACACCAGACCACAAGGCTTAGAGAAGGAACCCATTCTTCCTCCAAAACTGGCAGGACCTTTACATAAAATCATCATGAACACCAACCTTAACCCAGTCAAG atggtgatgatggtgaaagAAAGCCCGCTCCTAGTAGATGTTGTAGCTCTAGAGAAGTGTTACCATGTGATGGATCTActgtgtgagcagtgtgtgaAGCAGCAGGACATGAATGAAGTGCTGGCTATGAAGATGCACTACATCAGCTGTGTTTTACAAAAGTGCCTGGCCTTCTTACAAGAGCGTGATGACAAACTAGACGCTCTCCTCAAGAG TCTTTTAAAAGGCAGAGATGGTGATGGCTTTCCTCAGTACCAGGAGAAATTTATTCGTGACTGTATTCGGAAGTTTCCTTACTGCGAGGCGACTCTGTTGCACCAGCTGGTCGAAAACATAGCTCCAGTGGAAATT GGGCACTCCCCAACAGCCTACTCAGTTCTTACTCAGGCATTAACGGGTCAGATGGCTCTAATGGATACCGAGTTTTGTGCTACATGTGGAGAGAGGGGAGCTGATGAGAAGTGTTTGTTCTGCGAAATG gtTGTCTATTGTGGACAGGCTTGTCAGAGGTTGCACTGGTTCACTcataaaaaagtgtgtaaagcCCTGCAGCGACAAAGAGAATTTCAAAGTAAAGACTCTGCCAGTCTGAGAGAAATCCCTGGACATG CCAATGCTCATGATTTGATGGAGGGAAATTGCACCTCATTGCTGAGTCTCTGTTTGGGATTTGCGGAACTTGGACGTTCACATTCTTTTTCTGAGAACTACCCTGACCCTTCGAATGCTGTTGCAGAGGCCATGTCTGGCTGCCAGGACTGGGGAAGAGACGGCCATCCATCATCCTGA
- the sync gene encoding syncoilin: MAEQDIGLKEHSGVLSEPKEKHDPLFIEEDEDYFEDCLDEIQAAFALPGDSMPYSQQCQETLHVEFNVLMRQMLAQLDAFEGTHETKSTLPSLFSERENILVTSCLKDSAEYEDCISDTAESMAVAEPEGSTVVPELSATMELKQLGTTFESCIEEVSRLECMKEELVQELLELEKPMEEEARALRSELEEAQKLLSKAMLQRQNLLNEMRLFKRRLFATARDCAQSQMTLVIHQKEVEQLKEEQEEMKAFVEKLIEVIDQLHSEHQIQVQTLQNQTNNMAQESSKDKTHSYLSQGRRASLDLQQYLQGGIKALEEFYEPRLVALLKRRQSSTDALIKYREQSQELKTQLGPLKEEEQRLGLERTRLEERIYLMEKQRKENVEQYRETIDRLEESSRELKTELQIQINKLKDMEELKKSLAKQLYFYRESLEGHPPQDILLMEEKT, translated from the exons ATGGCTGAACAAGACATTGGCTTGAAGGAACACAGTGGGGTTCTGTCTGAGCCCAAGGAAAAACATGATCCATTATTTATTGAGGAAGATGAAGATTACTTTGAAGATTGCTTGGATGAGATTCAAGCTGCATTTGCTCTTCCTGGCGATTCCATGCCCTATTCACAACAATGTCAGGAAACCTTGCATGTTGAATTTAATGTACTTATGAGACAGATGCTGGCACAGCTAGATGCATTTGAAGGCACTCATGAGACCAAATCTACTCTTCCATCTTTATTCTCAGAAAGAGAGAACATTTTAGTAACCAGTTGTTTAAAGGATAGTGCCGAGTATGAAGACTGTATTTCAGACACAGCAGAATCTATGGCAGTAGCTGAGCCTGAAGGCAGCACTGTTGTACCAGAGCTGTCTGCAACAATGGAGCTAAAGCAGCTGGGGACAACATTCGAGAGCTGCATTGAGGAGGTGAGCCGACTAGAGTGCATGAAAGAGGAGCTGGTGCAGGAGCTTCTCGAGCTGGAGAAACCCATGGAGGAGGAGGCTCGTGCTTTGAGAAGTGAGCTTGAGGAGGCCCAGAAGCTCCTGTCTAAGGCCATGCTGCAGAGACAGAATCTGCTGAATGAGATGCGACTCTTCAAGCGACGCTTGTTTGCTACTGCCAGGGACTGTGCACAGAGCCAGATGACTTTGGTCATACATCAGAAAGAAGTGGAGCAGCTAAAGGAAGAACAG GAGGAGATGAAGGCTTTTGTTGAGAAGTTGATTGAAGTCATTGATCAGCTTCATTCTGAACACCAAATCCAAGTGCAGACCCTACAAAATCAGACAAATAACATGGCCCAGGAATCCAGCAAGGACAAGACCCACTCGTACCTGTCTCAAGGCCGACGTGCATCCCTCGACCTACAGCAGTACTTGCAGGGCGGAATCAAAGCACTGGAGGAGTTTTACGAGCCCAGGCTGGTAGCCTTACTAAAGAGACGGCAAAGTAGCACTGATGCTTTAATAAAGTACAGGGAGCAGTCCCAAGAGCTGAAAACCCAGTTGGGGCCCCTGAAAGAGGAAGAACAGAGGCTGGGACTAGAGAGGACCCGCCTGGAGGAGCGCATCTACCTGATGGAGAAGCAGAGAAAGGAAAATGTGGAACAATACCGT gaAACAATAGACCGCCTAGAGGAGAGCAGCCGAGAACTAAAAACTGAACTTCAGATACAgattaataaactaaaagacATGGAGGAACTTAAGAAAAGTCTGGCCAAGCAGCTATACTTCTATAG gGAAAGCTTAGAGGGACACCCTCCACAGGACATCCTACTGATGGAAGAAAAAACCTGA
- the sostdc1b gene encoding sclerostin domain-containing protein 1b, translated as MRLNMRFYWLMTVLCALLKGCYGVQNGATELSDGIVPSSLQESQTNGSVSVNEARGGGRRAENTAQREQNQLGCRELRSTKYISDGQCTSLKAVNELVCAGECLPAHLLPNWIGGGYWARRDVSEWRCVNEHVRTQRVKLWCRDGSTRTYKIAAVTSCTCKRYTRQHNESELKPSSKKYTSKKSRGANTEAQSMV; from the exons ATGCGCTTGAACATGCGTTTTTACTGGCTGATGACTGTCTTATGTGCTCTGCTGAAGGGCTGTTATGGAGTTCAGAATGGTGCCACAGAACTGTCGGATGGCATCGTGCCCTCTTCGCTCCAGGAATCTCAAACCAATGGCTCTGTATCTGTGAACGAAGCGCGCGGTGGCGGAAGACGCGCAGAAAACACAGCGCAAAGAG AGCAAAATCAGTTGGGCTGCAGAGAGCTGCGCTCTACCAAGTACATATCAGACGGTCAGTGCACCAGCCTGAAGGCAGTGAATGAGCTGGTGTGTGCTGGTGAGTGTCTGCCTGCTCACCTGCTACCCAACTGGATTGGAGGAGGATACTGGGCACGGCGGGATGTGTCTGAGTGGAGGTGCGTGAATGAGCATGTACGCACGCAGCGTGTCAAGCTCTGGTGCCGTGATGGAAGTACACGCACGTACAAGATTGCTGCCGTGACGTCCTGCACTTGTAAGCGCTACACACGACAACACAATGAGTCAGAGCTGAAACCTTCATCTAAGAAGTACACCTCGAAGAAAAGCCGTGGAGCAAATACAGAGGCTCAAAGCATGGTTTAG
- the rbbp4 gene encoding histone-binding protein RBBP4 yields MADKEAAFDDAVEERVINEEYKIWKKNTPFLYDLVMTHALEWPSLTAQWLPDVTRPEGKDYSVHRLVLGTHTSDEQNHLVIASVQLPNDDTQFDASHYDSEKGEFGGFGSVSGKIEIEIKINHEGEVNRARYMPQNPCIIATKTPTSDVLVFDYTKHPSKPDPSGECTPDLRLRGHQKEGYGLSWNPNLSGCLLSASDDHTICLWDISTVPKEGKIVDAKTIFTGHTAVVEDVSWHLLHESLFGSVADDQKLMIWDTRSNNTSKPSHAVDAHTAEVNCLSFNPYSEFILATGSADKTVALWDLRNLKLKLHSFESHKDEIFQVQWSPHNETILASSGTDRRLNVWDLSKIGEEQSPEDAEDGPPELLFIHGGHTAKISDFSWNPNEPWVICSVSEDNIMQVWQMAENIYNDEDPEGAADTEVQG; encoded by the exons ATGGCAGATAAAGAAG CTGCTTTTGATGATGCGGTTGAGGAGCGGGTGATCAATGAGGAGTACAAGATATGGAAGAAAAACACGCCGTTCCTCTACGACCTGGTGATGACCCACGCACTCGAGTGGCCGAGTCTCACCGCGCAATGGCTCCCTGATGTCACCAG GCCTGAGGGGAAAGACTACAGTGTCCATCGGCTGGTTCTCGGCACCCACACCTCTGATGAGCAAAACCACCTGGTCATTGCCAGCGTTCAGCTGCCAAATGATGATACCCAGTTTGATGCCTCACATTACGACAGTGAAAAAGGAG AGTTTGGTGGCTTTGGATCAGTGAGTGGCAAGATTGAGATTGAGATCAAGATTAACCATGAAGGAGAAGTGAACCGGGCCCGCTACATGCCTCAAAACCCCTGCATCATTGCCACCAAGACTCCAACCAGTGATGTGCTGGTCTTTGATTACACCAAACACCCATCCAAACCAG ACCCCTCTGGAGAATGCACTCCTGACCTGCGATTGAGAGGACATCAGAAAGAGGGCTATGGTCTGTCATGGAACCCCAACTTAAGTGGCTGCCTCCTCAGTGCCTCTGATGATCAT ACGATCTGTCTGTGGGATATCAGCACAGTACCCAAGGAAGGGAAAATAGTCGATGCTAAGACCATTTTCACTGGTCACACTGCTGTGGTGGAGGATGTGTCCTGGCACCTTCTGCATGAATCGCTCTTTGGATCAGTAGCAGATGACCAGAAACTGATGAT TTGGGATACACGCTCTAATAACACATCCAAGCCCAGTCATGCAGTAGATGCACACACTGCAGAGGTCAATTGCCTCTCATTCAATCCTTACAGTGAGTTCATCCTGGCTACTGGATCTGCTGACAAG actgTTGCCTTGTGGGATCTCAGGAACCTTAAGTTGAAGCTGCATTCCTTTGAGTCACACAAAGATGAAATATTCCAG GTTCAGTGGTCACCTCATAACGAGACCATCCTGGCCTCTAGTGGAACAGACAGACGTCTCAATGTTTGGGATCTCAG taAAATTGGTGAGGAGCAGTCACCAGAAGATGCAGAAGATGGACCTCCTGAATTACTG TTCATCCATGGTGGGCACACAGCAAAGATCTCAGACTTCTCCTGGAACCCCAATGAGCCATGGGTGATCTGCTCTGTGTCTGAGGACAACATCATGCAAGTCTGGCAGATG GCAGAGAACATCTACAATGATGAGGACCCTGAAGGAGCAGCAGACACAGAGGTccagggataa